The Rubritalea squalenifaciens DSM 18772 DNA segment CATAGTCTTCCGGGATATCCCTGAGAATATTGACCAACTGCAGCCCCTTACCATAGGAGATCCCCAATTTGATGAGATCTTCTTTCTCAATCCCCGAAAAGCGATGATCTGTCTGGAAACCTACTCGGGTCCAGAACTCCCCCACTGATCCTGCCACTTGGAAGCAGTATGTCTCCAGCTCATCCGCAGTAGCCAATCGGTCTTCTCCATCAATCCCGAAGCGCTGGATATCGCTCATCTGTCCAGCCACAATATGCTCCATCACCGCAGCTATTTCATTCCAGGACCATTCCCATACGCTGTCATACCAGGAGAACACCTCGCCCAGCCTTTCCAGCAAGAGACGCTCTTTTTCATTGGTCTGATACTCCAAAAACTCTTGGTTCATCTTATCCAGCAGCTTCTTCCTCGCCTCAGGATCACGCATTGCAGTGAGAAACAAATTCAGACACTCATGCCTGAGTTGTGCAGGAACTTCTGCCGTATCCGCGATGGTATCGCTTGCCCGGGCGAGCAAATAGCCTAGACTCACAGGTTCGCGCATCAAGCGGGGCAAGAGACGAATGGTCAGGTAAAAGGACCTGGATACCCCCTTCAACACACTCTGACCTAGTTCTGATTCCTGCTGCACGCGCTACATAAAACAGATCTGATCCAACTTTAGAAACGAAATCTTCGTGATCCTCTATCTTCACATTCCATTTTGCCACCGCATCTGCCCCTACTGCTCATTCTACAAGCACACGCCGGGCGATACGGACATGCGTGCCTTTATCGACGCCATCATCCATGATGCCCGCTATCAGGTAGCCGAAATTGGCGACAGGAAACCTACCACCCTCTATCTGGGCGGCGGTACTCCCTCCATGCTCTCCCCCACGCACCTCCGCCTGCTCTTCGATCATCTCAATAATGTTTTTGATCTAACACAGCTGAAAGAACTCACTTTTGAAGCCAACCCTGCGACCTTTGATCTCAAGAAGGCGCAACTCTTCAAATCACTCGGTATCACCCGCGTCTCACTAGGCATCCAGTCCTTCGATGACGTGGTGTTGAAAACACTGGG contains these protein-coding regions:
- a CDS encoding squalene/phytoene synthase family protein, encoding MQQESELGQSVLKGVSRSFYLTIRLLPRLMREPVSLGYLLARASDTIADTAEVPAQLRHECLNLFLTAMRDPEARKKLLDKMNQEFLEYQTNEKERLLLERLGEVFSWYDSVWEWSWNEIAAVMEHIVAGQMSDIQRFGIDGEDRLATADELETYCFQVAGSVGEFWTRVGFQTDHRFSGIEKEDLIKLGISYGKGLQLVNILRDIPEDYANGRSYLPVEGALSHDQLLEEAAIWRAKARKSIKDGLKYAKSLRGKRARMATVLPALIALKTLDLLDEADWDQLYDGVKVTRKEVRKCIWQALLF